TCAAAATAGCATAAAATCAAGTCCCGCACtacatttttttctcattgaaAATACATCAGATTATGTAAGTAAAATGGACTGAAAATGGATGTTTCATGTGATATACGTCAAAGGGCCACTAAGTTTAAAACAAAACCtccacttcaaaataaaagtctagtATACAAATTGCATAACTGATTCTCGCTATGCTAGGCTTCATGGACGTCATTACATTAATACTGTTACAGGAGACCATACGTGAACACATGTCAGCAGCACAATAATTCATACTGAACATGGCTACATAGACGCACAGAATCATTCCCTGCTCTCGCTGGGGTACGATAAGTGTTTTGGATACTGTAGGGTTTTTTGTTACGGTATTAAGGAAATGCTGCGTAAAGATTCTCAGCAAGTCAATCAGGCAAGGACATTGTTTCTCCAAAATCTGGCATTTGAGCAGTGTGGGGTAAAGTTTTTAAGGCCTTCTTCACTGCAACTAAATGGGCTCGACATAGTTAGCCGGGAACAAGCCACGCTGACCGCTGTCCAACCGGCCTTTGCACCAACCCTGCTCGTCCTCATCCTCCAGTTTGATCAACTCGTCTCCTGCCAAAGCATACAGATCTGCAGTTAATATAAGCTGATAAAATGCACAGTTTTTTCatgcatttatgtttttatgaGAATAAAACACTCATCCTTATAACACTTCAAAAAAATCTGCTAAAAGTTTAGTTCATCAGCAGTTCACTAGCATAAATCAGTGTTTTATTCTTATAAAAAAGCATATAGATCACCTCaaaagacatgaaaaacagaaacTAATTATGTTTATGAATGCTTTTTATTCACTTAGACCTATATTTTAAGGATCAAACTGTGTGAAAAGTTTCTTTTcacataataaaattataatatttcatttaatgttcatttatttatttgttttggcaAGTGTACTTTATAATATAAATCTGATTTGAActcttaaatacattaaaaacacgaatcactatttgaatatttaaaaaaaaatgttctgagaacatttttaaatagcattttacaGTAAGAAAACAGATACAGTTTAACATTCCCAGAaccaaaaccaaaacatttttaacgttacaaaagatttctatttaaaattaatgctgttcttttgaactttctattaattaaagatggttttcacaaaaatatgaagcagcacaactaatttcgacattgatgataataagaacagcaaatcatcattagaatgatttctgaagaatcatgcgacactgaagactggagtaatgatgctgaaaattcagctgcgcatcacaggtatagattacatattatattatattcatatagaaggctgttattttaaactgtaataatatttcaccatattatttaaaaacatcttaCTAGTCCCAAACTTCAGGAAGGCAGTATGGTTCTCACAGGTTTTGATTGGTGATTCTCACCTGTTTTAAATGTGAGCTCATCTTGTTCTTGGCCCTCGTAGTCATACAGCGCTCTCACTCGCACTCCTTTACTCTCCTCTTTGAACGGATTTCCTCCGCCATTTGTTTCGCTGGCTGTTTGGGCGGCAGGCGGCTGCTCGTCATCAGACCATTCGGCAGAACTCTGATGGTTCTTCTCATAACTGCTCACGCTGAGGAGAACAACCAGATGAGAGAAACTCAAGATACAGTAGTTCCTTCATAACAAAGATCTTCATTAGCACAAAAGCATCAGTACCTGCCCCGGTTTGCAGTCTGCAGTGTGCCCTGATCTACACCATGTGTGATTTGAGTCAGCGTGACTCCATCATAGCTCCTCTTCACCTTCTCTTTCTTATTAATGGAGTGGCTCAGCTCTGGGTTGAACTCCTGATTCAGAGACAGAGATGGATTATGAGAGGTATTTTCTAACAAGCACCAGATATGTGTTGCACATCTTCACAGATCCCACATGCAAACTTTACCTCAAACTGCGGCCAGTTCATGTGCATGCCTGGTCCGTGGACGCTGCTGAACCACCTGAGGTCTTCTTGAGCACTGGCTGAGGCGATGCTTCGCTCTAGTTCCCTGTAGACTGCAGCATAGCTGTACAGATTGAATTACAGAGATTGGTAAATGCAATTTTATTGTATATTCATGTATTTCCTGTTCAAAAAGGAAATTGGAACTTTGTGAAAATTGgaaatttgtgaatattttatatGTACCAGCATATATATCTTGAGAAAGACTGTAACTGATCAATTATATagtttggggttggtatgatttttttctgtttttgaaaaaactctcttctgctcatcaaggctgcatttaattgatcaaaaatacagtaaaaacagtcatatcgtgaaatattattacaatttaatagaacagttttaaatttgaatatactgtgaaatgcaatttattcctgtgatgtaaagctgtattttcagcatcattactccagccttcagtgtcacatgatccttcagaaatcattctaatatgatgatttgctgctcaagaaacatttcttagttCACATTTTTGCTTCATATATTTATAGAAACCATGTCACATCTGTTTCAGGattgtttaacaaataaaatgtttttatttgaaatagaaatattttgttacattacaattgtatttactgtcactattcaattgaatgcattcttgatgactaaaaatacaataaaacttttatttttttcaaataaaaaacataccgtccccaaacttttgaatctgCTTACATCTTAATTTGTCAACAGGACACTAGTATCTACAGTAGATGACCTCAAAAGTCATGGAAAGCCAAAAACTAAGTATGCTTATGAATGCATTATGTTCATTAAAAAGACCACCAGGTTAATGAGAACAGGATTATGATTTCAAGCTGACCTTTGGCTCTCGGTGAGGTTGAGATGGCGTTTGATGTCCAGAAACACCTCCTGGAGGAAGTTCAGCCTCTTCTCCTCAAACTGCTGGCACTGCTCAAACACCACCTCCATGTTCTCCATGTACTGCGGCGTACACTTGCTGAGTTCATCAAGACTCTTCTCATATTTCTCTTTAgcctgaaacacaaaacaaatggcATCTTTAATCCTTGGAATTTGTTGCATACAATGTGAGATGCCTCCTTCATGCAAATGTGAAGAGTTGAGCCAATCATAGCACAGAGTATTTGCATAAAGAATTATTTCCATCCTCTCTGGCCCTTGCACTGGGTCAGAATTGAAGTTTTCGAACTTTATCCAAATACTCTCTGTTATGATTGGCTCATCTCTtcacatttcatatatatatatctattacaACTTTGAGAATTTGGGAAAATTGTCATAAAAAagcatcactatatatatatatatatatatatatatatatatatgtacaggtgctggtcatataattagaatatcatcaaaaagtttatttatttcacaaattccgttcaaaaagtgaaacttgtatattatattcattcattacacacagactgatatatttcaaatgtttatttcttttaattttgatgattataactgacaactaaagaaaatcccaaattcagtatctcagaaaattagaatattgtgaaaaggttcaatattgaagacagctggtgccacactctaatcagataATTaatctcaaaacacctgcaaaggcctttaaatgatctCTCAGTATAGTTCTGTAGGCAACACAATCATCgggaagactgctgaattgatagttgtccaaaagacgaccattgacaccatGCACAAGGAAGGctagacacaaaaggtcattggaaaagaggctggctgttcacagagctctgtgtccaagcacattaatagagaggcgaagggaaggaaaagatgtggtagaaaaaagtgtacaagcaatagggataaccacaccctggagaggattgtgaaacaaaacccattcaaaaatgtgggggagattcacaaagagtggactgcagctggagtcagtgcttcaagaaccactacgcacagacgtatgtaagccactcttgaacaacagacagcgtcagaagcgtctaaagacagaAAGGACtgaactgctgctgagtggtccacagttatgttctctgatgaatgtaaattttgcatttcctttggaaatcagagtcccagagtctggaggaagagaggagaggcacacaatccacgttgcttgaggtccagtgtaaagtttccacagtcagtgatggtttgcggtgccatgtcatctgctggtgttggtccactgtgttttctgaggtccaaggtcagaCGTATACCAGGAAGGCACTTCCTGCTcgctgctgctgaccaactttatggagatgcagatttcattttccaacaggacttggcacctgtgcacagtgccaaagctaccagtacctggtttaaggaccatggtatccctgttcttaattggccagcaaactcgcctgaccttaaccccatagaaaatcgatgggctattgtgaagaggaagatgtgatatgccagacccaagaatgcagaagagctgaaggccactatcagagcaacctgggctctcacaacacctgagcagtgccacagactgatcgactccatgccacgccgcattgctgcagtaattcaggcaaaaggagccccaacttaAGTATTGGGTGCtgaacatgctcatactttttatttttatacttttcattTGGCCaagttttctaaaaatcctttctttgtattggtcttaagtaatagtctaattttctgagatactgaatttgggattttccttagttgtcagttataactatcaacattaaaagaaataaacatttgaaatatatcagtctgtgtgtaatgaatgaataatatataCAAGTTTCTCTTTTTGAGTGGacttagtgaaataaatcaactttttgatgatattctaattatatgaccagtacctgtatatatatatatatatatatatatatatatatatatatatatatatatatatatatatatatatatatatatatatatgtactctaTCACATACGTTGtcattgttgtgcgcttgcttagacctttgttgtgatcaacagtaaagtgtgttcaagcgccagctaagagagtgtaaagaaataccctttgtgagaaggagttaaatcagcgggagttaaaagcagatcgtaagtgtatttatttcttgtctcattagtgtttagcgcagttgtcgtggctaggaaacacttgtttgtttactgtgttgagacgtgctgcgcttggtctcgtactctatcgcatacgttgtcattgttgtgcgcttgcttagacctttgttgtgataaacagtaaagtgcgttttttatttttttttttatttatttgttctgcaCGGATCACATGGATACAGTACAAGGAGGGGAACAAAACCCAATTAGGTTTATACAGAGTTCCACTACACATGCATGAATAAACAGAAAAAGGCACGCAGACAAATAAgttgaataataaaaaaggagGGGAAAAACATTTCCAGAAGCATGATTATCCTAATGAAAGTAACTTAAAGTTACAGAAGTTAAAGGGTAATAGTAAAGGAGAATCAAAAGTAAAGAGCAGCATATGAGAGTCAGCAAGGCTATAGTATACTGCAGAGTACTATAACAAAAGCTGTCATTGTAAAATCAAAAGATCTTTCAACTGTTTTTTAAAGACAAGTAAAGAAGACATGGATCTTAGGGACAAACTTAATTTACTCCATAGTTGAGGACCCCTAAAGCTGAGGTCAGTTTTATGACCTGAAGTTCTAGAGACGGTTAGACAAGATTTATTTCTCTATGCCTTGTTTGATGGATATGagtatctgaaatagaaataaaaaagtgTTGTAATGATGGTGGGAAATCTTCTCTCTTATAAATAAACTTATGAATAAATATGCATGATAAATAAACATTGACTTTCTCAATTGATAAAATCTTATATCTGAGAAATAGAGGTGCAGAAGGAGCATATTTAGAAGAGTAGGAAATCATACGCAAGAACTTCTTCTGAATTTTAGCAATTTTTGcgttcaagcgccagccaagagagtgtaaagaaataccctttgtgagaagcagttaaatcagcgggagttaaaaaCAGAtcttaagtgtatttatttcttgtctcattagtgtttagcgcagttgtcgttgctaggaaacacttgttttttactgtgttgagacgtgctgcgtttggtctcgtactctatcgcatcgaattgccagtctgctgtaaacaaagccgatttcattacttctattattagtcattcaaagattaatctcatggccctaacagagacctggatcaaaccagaggacactgctacacctgcagcactctccaataatttctcattttcccactccccccgtttgactggaagaggtggaggtactggtctgctcatctttaatgattggaaatttaatcctttaccatctttgggtatcaacagctcctttgaatctcattcagttactgttacctacccttttaaaatacattttgtagttgtctatcgacccccagaaCCACTGgataactttttggatgaattagatgttttgctctcaaccttttctgaggatggtactcccctagttatgcttggagatttcaacatccatctagataaacctctgtatgctgatttccacactctgcttgcctcttttggtctcaaccgagtgtcaactactgctactcacaaatcaggcaaccaactggaccttatttatacacgacact
This is a stretch of genomic DNA from Carassius carassius chromosome 10, fCarCar2.1, whole genome shotgun sequence. It encodes these proteins:
- the LOC132151527 gene encoding protein kinase C and casein kinase substrate in neurons protein 1-like; the encoded protein is MSGAYDESAMSDETTDSFWEVGNYKRTVKRIEDGHRLCNDMMSCIQERAKIEKAYAQQLTDWSKRWRQLVERGPQYGTLERAWVALMTEAEKVSELHQEVKNNLMNEDLEKVKNWQKEAYHKQMMGGFKETKEAEEGFRKAQKPWAKKLKELETAKKTYHMACKEEKIASTREANSKGEASVTSDQQKKLQEKLDKCKNDVQKAKEKYEKSLDELSKCTPQYMENMEVVFEQCQQFEEKRLNFLQEVFLDIKRHLNLTESQSYAAVYRELERSIASASAQEDLRWFSSVHGPGMHMNWPQFEEFNPELSHSINKKEKVKRSYDGVTLTQITHGVDQGTLQTANRGSVSSYEKNHQSSAEWSDDEQPPAAQTASETNGGGNPFKEESKGVRVRALYDYEGQEQDELTFKTGDELIKLEDEDEQGWCKGRLDSGQRGLFPANYVEPI